Proteins encoded together in one Colius striatus isolate bColStr4 chromosome 3, bColStr4.1.hap1, whole genome shotgun sequence window:
- the TMEM150C gene encoding transmembrane protein 150C isoform X1 yields MASGMDGKKCSVWMFLPLVFTLFTSAGLWIVYFIAVEENKILPLSVPDRKPGSKRPPYISIAGDTPPASCVFSQVMNMAAFLALVMAVLRFIQLKPKVLNPWLNVSGLVALCLVSFGMTLLGNFQLSNNEEIHNVGTSLTFGFGTLACWIQSALTLKINLKNEGRKVGIPRVALSVSITLCVVLYFVLMAQGIHMYASRIQWGMVMCFLCYFGTFAVEFRHYRFEIICSEYQENFLSFSESLSEASEYQTDQV; encoded by the exons ATGGCCT CAGGTATGGATGGGAAGAAATGCAGTGTGTGGATGTTTTTACCTCTTGTGTTTACTCTGTTTACATCAGCTGGACTATGGATAGT GTACTTTATAGCAGTGGAGGAGAACAAAATTCTCCCACTCAGTGTACCAGATAG GAAACCTGGTTCCAAAAGACCACCTTATATAAG TATTGCAGGTGACACACCTCCTGCAAGCTGTGTATTTAGCCAAGTCATGAACATGGCAGCGTTTCTAG caCTGGTCATGGCTGTCCTGCGCTTCATCCAGCTGAAGCCGAAGGTGCTAAACCCATGGCTGAACGTCAGCGGCCTGGTGGCATTATGCTTGGTGTCTTTTGGGATGACCCTGCTTGGCAACTTTCAG CTTTCCAACAATGAGGAGATCCACAACGTGGGCACATCGTTGACCTTTGGCTTTGGGACTTTAGCATGCTGGATCCAGTCTGCCCTCACCCTCAAGATCAACCTGAAGAATGAGGGACGGAAAGTTGGGATTCCACGAGTTGCCCTGTCCGTGAGCATCACTCTCTGTGTGGTGCTCT ATTTTGTCCTCATGGCACAGGGTATTCACATGTATGCTTCCAGGATCCAGTGGGGCATGGTGATGTGCTTCCTGTGCTACTTTGGCACCTTTGCAGTGGAGTTCAGGCACTACAGATTTGAGATAATTTGCTCTGAGTACCAGGAAAACTTCCTGAGCTTTTCTGAAAGTTTATCAGAAGCCTCTGAGTACCAGACAGATCAGGTGTAG
- the TMEM150C gene encoding transmembrane protein 150C isoform X2, with product MACMDGKKCSVWMFLPLVFTLFTSAGLWIVYFIAVEENKILPLSVPDRKPGSKRPPYISIAGDTPPASCVFSQVMNMAAFLALVMAVLRFIQLKPKVLNPWLNVSGLVALCLVSFGMTLLGNFQLSNNEEIHNVGTSLTFGFGTLACWIQSALTLKINLKNEGRKVGIPRVALSVSITLCVVLYFVLMAQGIHMYASRIQWGMVMCFLCYFGTFAVEFRHYRFEIICSEYQENFLSFSESLSEASEYQTDQV from the exons ATGGCCT GTATGGATGGGAAGAAATGCAGTGTGTGGATGTTTTTACCTCTTGTGTTTACTCTGTTTACATCAGCTGGACTATGGATAGT GTACTTTATAGCAGTGGAGGAGAACAAAATTCTCCCACTCAGTGTACCAGATAG GAAACCTGGTTCCAAAAGACCACCTTATATAAG TATTGCAGGTGACACACCTCCTGCAAGCTGTGTATTTAGCCAAGTCATGAACATGGCAGCGTTTCTAG caCTGGTCATGGCTGTCCTGCGCTTCATCCAGCTGAAGCCGAAGGTGCTAAACCCATGGCTGAACGTCAGCGGCCTGGTGGCATTATGCTTGGTGTCTTTTGGGATGACCCTGCTTGGCAACTTTCAG CTTTCCAACAATGAGGAGATCCACAACGTGGGCACATCGTTGACCTTTGGCTTTGGGACTTTAGCATGCTGGATCCAGTCTGCCCTCACCCTCAAGATCAACCTGAAGAATGAGGGACGGAAAGTTGGGATTCCACGAGTTGCCCTGTCCGTGAGCATCACTCTCTGTGTGGTGCTCT ATTTTGTCCTCATGGCACAGGGTATTCACATGTATGCTTCCAGGATCCAGTGGGGCATGGTGATGTGCTTCCTGTGCTACTTTGGCACCTTTGCAGTGGAGTTCAGGCACTACAGATTTGAGATAATTTGCTCTGAGTACCAGGAAAACTTCCTGAGCTTTTCTGAAAGTTTATCAGAAGCCTCTGAGTACCAGACAGATCAGGTGTAG
- the TMEM150C gene encoding transmembrane protein 150C isoform X3, translated as MDGKKCSVWMFLPLVFTLFTSAGLWIVYFIAVEENKILPLSVPDRKPGSKRPPYISIAGDTPPASCVFSQVMNMAAFLALVMAVLRFIQLKPKVLNPWLNVSGLVALCLVSFGMTLLGNFQLSNNEEIHNVGTSLTFGFGTLACWIQSALTLKINLKNEGRKVGIPRVALSVSITLCVVLYFVLMAQGIHMYASRIQWGMVMCFLCYFGTFAVEFRHYRFEIICSEYQENFLSFSESLSEASEYQTDQV; from the exons ATGGATGGGAAGAAATGCAGTGTGTGGATGTTTTTACCTCTTGTGTTTACTCTGTTTACATCAGCTGGACTATGGATAGT GTACTTTATAGCAGTGGAGGAGAACAAAATTCTCCCACTCAGTGTACCAGATAG GAAACCTGGTTCCAAAAGACCACCTTATATAAG TATTGCAGGTGACACACCTCCTGCAAGCTGTGTATTTAGCCAAGTCATGAACATGGCAGCGTTTCTAG caCTGGTCATGGCTGTCCTGCGCTTCATCCAGCTGAAGCCGAAGGTGCTAAACCCATGGCTGAACGTCAGCGGCCTGGTGGCATTATGCTTGGTGTCTTTTGGGATGACCCTGCTTGGCAACTTTCAG CTTTCCAACAATGAGGAGATCCACAACGTGGGCACATCGTTGACCTTTGGCTTTGGGACTTTAGCATGCTGGATCCAGTCTGCCCTCACCCTCAAGATCAACCTGAAGAATGAGGGACGGAAAGTTGGGATTCCACGAGTTGCCCTGTCCGTGAGCATCACTCTCTGTGTGGTGCTCT ATTTTGTCCTCATGGCACAGGGTATTCACATGTATGCTTCCAGGATCCAGTGGGGCATGGTGATGTGCTTCCTGTGCTACTTTGGCACCTTTGCAGTGGAGTTCAGGCACTACAGATTTGAGATAATTTGCTCTGAGTACCAGGAAAACTTCCTGAGCTTTTCTGAAAGTTTATCAGAAGCCTCTGAGTACCAGACAGATCAGGTGTAG